A region of Toxorhynchites rutilus septentrionalis strain SRP chromosome 1, ASM2978413v1, whole genome shotgun sequence DNA encodes the following proteins:
- the LOC129776396 gene encoding nudC domain-containing protein 1 → MKIVELKPNRLLIKANFDGYKVSLEPIPIARTELTGSLGPDRVRPSHNQYSYLHATLYGLHNHLVRDPWSSGSCYYVDEAWNVRRVQYEEGSGKVKPLSSVLKLGKPRPRVDGDYNCSLLFISEKLALVADGQGGLRLVDTGDRRRGDEWKALYMFPAIDELKAGFVLMDGRLEVINEEIQIHVVCLSIEENKGKFRTVLHWLKIIQQESPEEWNHDSTHVMKSEGFPSYCYLEPKCGALVVVSDKSVKFVQDSQEPVVQEAGVSLEKKHDDAVPEKCLFSWTQSPEDITIKVPKEENVEYKITNAERKLKVFRDAALIIDGDALFGGIDGDLTTWTNESSELQVTLLKQPSGTIWPFLFPGSPEESGDRPAADLPPAPNLTSQLEECDFASSSQDTEYTIERLDVKKFSTSHKVCLGSTAPLFNATLKTGLPPALAMRLDVDACLWLQNPGENWNFRHEGTLHAFAYVLASKQQRKFVSCSPDLTYAIICESDRHVFIYKAHFNSASGLRNRKGAQISIGEQRLIRLEGAGEVLGISCENDYCILLTEMRLMVIQMCTEEE, encoded by the coding sequence atgaaaatagtGGAGCTAAAACCCAACCGCTTGCTTATCAAGGCTAATTTCGATGGCTACAAGGTATCGCTCGAACCCATTCCCATTGCGCGTACCGAGCTGACAGGATCGCTAGGACCGGATCGTGTTCGACCAAGCCACAATCAGTACTCGTACTTGCACGCGACCCTCTACGGTCTCCACAATCATTTGGTGCGCGATCCCTGGTCATCTGGAAGTTGCTATTACGTGGACGAAGCGTGGAATGTTCGGCGAGTGCAATACGAGGAGGGCTCCGGAAAGGTGAAACCACTGAGCTCGGTGCTGAAGCTGGGGAAACCGAGACCCAGAGTGGATGGCGACTATAACTGCTCGTTGCTGTTCATATCGGAAAAGTTAGCATTGGTAGCCGACGGCCAGGGAGGGCTGCGTTTGGTCGACACGGGAGATCGCCGCCGGGGCGATGAATGGAAGGCTTTATACATGTTTCCTGCGATAGATGAACTGAAGGCGGGGTTTGTCCTTATGGATGGGCGACTTGAGGTCATCAATGAAGAGATCCAGATTCACGTGGTTTGTTTATCCATAGAGGAAAATAAAGGAAAGTTCAGAACCGTTTTGCATTGGCTTAAAATAATCCAACAAGAATCCCCAGAGGAATGGAACCATGATTCAACGCACGTAATGAAAAGCGAGGGATTTCCAAGCTATTGTTATTTAGAGCCCAAATGTGGGGCTTTAGTCGTTGTAAGTGATAAATCTGTCAAATTTGTTCAGGATTCCCAGGAACCAGTGGTGCAGGAGGCTGGAGTGTCCCTAGAGAAGAAACACGATGATGCTGTACCGGAAAAGTGTCTGTTTAGTTGGACTCAGTCGCCAGAGGACATCACCATAAAAGTGCCCAaggaggaaaatgtggaatatAAGATAACAAATGCAGAGCGCAAGTTGAAAGTTTTCCGCGACGCAGCTTTGATCATTGATGGAGATGCTTTGTTCGGGGGAATCGATGGAGATTTAACTACGTGGACTAATGAGTCTTCCGAGCTGCAAGTAACCCTGTTGAAGCAACCGTCAGGCACAATATGGCCTTTCCTGTTTCCTGGTAGCCCTGAGGAAAGTGGCGATCGGCCTGCTGCAGATTTACCCCCTGCTCCGAATCTCACATCCCAACTGGAAGAGTGTGATTTCGCCTCATCGAGTCAAGACACTGAGTACACTATCGAAAGACTGGACGTCAAAAAATTCTCGACTAGCCACAAAGTTTGCCTAGGCAGCACTGCACCGTTGTTCAACGCCACTCTCAAGACAGGGCTTCCTCCGGCACTGGCAATGAGGCTTGATGTGGATGCTTGTCTGTGGTTGCAAAATCCAGGAGAGAATTGGAACTTCAGACACGAGGGAACATTACACGCATTTGCTTACGTGTTGGCCTCGAAGCAACAGCGGAAATTTGTGTCCTGTTCGCCGGATCTTACCTACGCCATAATCTGTGAATCGGATCGGCACGTGTTTATTTACAAGGCTCACTTTAACAGCGCAAGTGGACTGCGCAACCGGAAGGGAGCGCAAATCAGTATTGGCGAGCAGCGGCTGATTCGGCTGGAGGGAGCTGGTGAGGTTTTGGGCATTTCTTGCGAAAATGACTACTGCATACTGCTGACGGAAATGCGTCTTATGGTTATACAGATGTGTACCGAAGAGGAATAA